The following are encoded in a window of Alosa sapidissima isolate fAloSap1 chromosome 12, fAloSap1.pri, whole genome shotgun sequence genomic DNA:
- the bloc1s2 gene encoding biogenesis of lysosome-related organelles complex 1 subunit 2, with product MAATGEEAAAMDSISKAPIPPSALNIKTDPDSRLENTSVEGVTESQPPVSKKGSNNNDGSVETAEEAVEPAEPDIDELCKDMFDKMAVFLQGELTATCEDYKLLENMNKLTSLKYMEMKDISINISRNLQDLNQKYASLQPYLDQINQIEEQVTALEQAAYKMDTYSKKLEAKFKKLEKR from the exons ATGGCCGCCACTGGAGAAGAGGCAGCTGCGATGGACAGCATCTCCAAGGCCCCTATTCCCCCATCGGCATTGAATATCAAAACGGACCCAGATTCTCGGTTAGAAAATACAAGCGTTGAAGGCGTCACTGAAAGTCAGCCTCCTGTCTCCAAAAAGGGCAGCAACAACA ATGATGGGAGTGTGGAAACCGCGGAGGAGGCTGTCGAACCAGCAGAGCCTGACATCGATGAACTCTGCAAAGATATGTTTGATAAAATGGCCGTCTTTCTACAAGGCGAGCTTACAG CTACCTGTGAAGACTACAAACTCTTGGAAAACATGAACAAACTCACCAGCTTGAAGTATATGGAGATGAAGGACATATCGATAAACATCAGTCGCAACTTACAAGATCTCAACCAGAAAT ATGCCAGCTTGCAACCCTACCTTGACCAGATAAACCAGATAGAGGAACAAGTGACGGCACTTGAACAGGCAGCGTACAAAATGGACACCTACTCTAAAAAGCTAG AGGCAAAGTTCAAAAAGCTGGAGAAGCGGTGA